In Deltaproteobacteria bacterium, the genomic stretch TGCGTGTGCGGCCCATACCATTTTTCGTAAACCGCCGCATCTTTCAACCGAAAATCGGCCGAAAGGTCCAGAACCGTCACCCCCTTTTTTCGAAAACCGGCGGCGATTTCCATCGATTCGTGATGCGGCAGGCAGAGGAAAACGGTTTCAACCCTTTTGGCCATCTGATCGATGTTCAAGTCTTCGTAGGTCAGATCACAAAGTCCGGTGAGAAACGGAAAGAGGGCCGAAATTTTTTGTCCGGCCTGTTGCCTCGATGTGACGGCGACAATCTCCGCGTTTGGGTGCCGGGTCATCAGGCGCACCAATTCAACACCGGTGTAACCGGTCGCACCAATAACGGCGATGGGGATTTTCTTTGGCATAAATGTCAAAGTTCAAAGTTCAAAGTTCAAATGTTTTGGATTTTTGACATTCCTTTGGCATTTGGACTTTGACATTTGACATTGCTCTGACGAGATTGCAGAAGACGATTAACAGAATAGGGCCAAAAAGTAAAAGTTTGAAATTAACGCTTGCTGTACTGCGTGCTTCTCCGCGCCTTGCGGTGGCCGTATTTCTTCCGTTCCACCTCGCGGGAGTCGCGGGTGAGGTATCCGTTTTTGCGGAGGGGTTTGCGGTAGTCGGGGTTTAAAGAAAGAAGCGCCTTGGCAATGCCGTGACGAATCGCCTCCGCCTGGCCGGCAGGGCCGCTCCCAAAGACAGTGGCGGTGACATTAAATTTTCCCACATTGCCGGTGACCTCCATCGGTTGCAGAATCACCATCCGGAGGGTGGCCCGGCCGAAATACTGCTCAAACGGCCGCTCGTTGACAAGAATGTCCCCCGTGCCGGGGGTCAGGTACAAACGGGCGACGGCGGTTTTTCTTTTTCCGATGCCGAAGAATCTTTTGGGAGCGGTTGGCATATTATATTTTCAATTCCAGTGGTTTCTGCGCGGCGTGTGGGTGATCCGCGCCGGCAAAGACCTTGAGTTTTTTCAGATAATGGCGCCGGGAGCTGTTTTTTGGAAGCATTCCGGCAACAGCCTCTTTAATAATCCGGTCGGGGTGCGTCGTCAGCAATCTCCCTGCCGTCACCGACTTGATCCCTCCGGGGTAGCCCGAATGCCGGAAATATTCCTTTTCTTCCTTTTTATTTCCCGTCAGGCGGACCTTGGAGGCGTTCACGGCCACGACAAAATCGCCGGTATCCATATGAGGGGTGTATTGCGGCTTGTTTTTCCCGCGCAGGACGTTGGCGATTTGCGTGGCCGCCCGCCCCAGCACGCGGTTATCCAGGTCCATAAGAAACCACTGCGGTTTCACCTCCCCTTTTTTTGCCATGTAAGTTGTCATACGAAGGGGGGTTATCTAGTGAAAATGAGAGAGAATTGTCAAGGTAAAAAGCCCATGCATTTCCGGATTGACTTCTTTCTTGTACACTGTCATTTTATACACATATTAAAATTACTCATGAGTATTTTGTATAGCTGTCAAAATGTTCGATAAACTGAAAAACCGCTATCTTAAGCCCTTTATCGAGGCCGATCTGAAGGAAAAGATGGTTTTCCTCTCGGGCCCCCGTCAGGTGGGCAAGACCACCCTGGCCCTTGGTCTGTTGGGCGGGGACGAATCGCATCCGGCCTATTTTAACTGGGATGACGAAAAAGACCGGCACAGGCTCCTTGGCGGGCATTTTCCTCCTCACCGGAAACTGCTTGTTTTCGACGAAATTCACAAATACAAACGGTGGCGCAATTGGCTTAAGGGGCTCTACGACAAGACAAAATCGAGGCGCCGATATCTGGTAACGGGCAGTGCCCGTCTTGACCTGTATCGCCGGGGGGGAGACGCTCTGACGGGCCGATACCACTTTTTTCGCCTCCACCCTTTGAGCCTCGCGGAGGTTGACAGCCGGCATCATCCGGCAACGGTAGAGTCGCTTCTTCAATTCGGCGGTTTTCCTGAACCCTTTCTTTCCCAGTCGGAAAAAAAATTAAGACGCTGGCAACGCGAACGGATGCACCAGGTGTTGCGCGACGATCTCCGCGATCTTGAAAAAGTGGAGGAGGTGATGCTGATCGGAAGGCTGGCCGAGCGTCTGCCCGAACTGGTTGGTTCCCCCTTGTCGCTTAATGCCTTGAGAGAGGATCTGCAGGTGGCCCATAAAACCGTCCAAAACTGGCTCAACATATTGGAGAGGCTCTTTGTTCTTTTTCGGATTGCCCCTTTCGGGTCTCCCAAAATTCGGGCGGTAAAAAAAGAAATGAAGGCCTATCTTTGGGACTGGTCGATGGTGGAAGAACCGGGGGACCGCTTTGAAAATTTTGTTGCCTGTCAGCTCTTGAAGTATTGTCATTTTATCGAGGATACCGAGGGGTATCCCATGGAATTGCGGTATCTGCGCGATACCGACAAGCGCGAAGTTGATTTTGTCGTCCTTAAGCAAAACAGGCCGCTTTTTGCCGTCGAGTGCCAGCTACGGGCCAAACCGGTAAATCCCGCAATCGCCTACTTTTCAGAGCGCCTGTCTCTTCCCCGGTGTTATCTTGTTCACCGCGAATCGGCCGATTACGAACACGCCACCCTTCCTTTGCGCGTTCTCCCTTTCCACCGCTTGGCCCAGGAGTGCCGGATACCGTAACCAACTCACGACGAACGTCACGCCGCTGACTCTCAAAACCTAAAAACCCATGTTTTCTTCAGAAAACATGGTCAAAGAATTGACGACTCATAATGAGAAAAACGTCAAAAAATTATCATTTTGACCGGTTTTTTTTCCTCTTTCTCTCTCTCTCTATCTCTATCTCTCTTCTAACCATATAAAATAATTAGCAATAAAAAATAATATCAAATTTTGAGACTGTGGAACGAGTTTTGCGAGGCATAGAGAGATGTAGGAAAAAGAAGGGAAACAGCTTTTTAAAAAAGGGGAGGCGTCGCACCTTATGAAAAACATGTTTTTA encodes the following:
- a CDS encoding ATP-binding protein, whose protein sequence is MFDKLKNRYLKPFIEADLKEKMVFLSGPRQVGKTTLALGLLGGDESHPAYFNWDDEKDRHRLLGGHFPPHRKLLVFDEIHKYKRWRNWLKGLYDKTKSRRRYLVTGSARLDLYRRGGDALTGRYHFFRLHPLSLAEVDSRHHPATVESLLQFGGFPEPFLSQSEKKLRRWQRERMHQVLRDDLRDLEKVEEVMLIGRLAERLPELVGSPLSLNALREDLQVAHKTVQNWLNILERLFVLFRIAPFGSPKIRAVKKEMKAYLWDWSMVEEPGDRFENFVACQLLKYCHFIEDTEGYPMELRYLRDTDKREVDFVVLKQNRPLFAVECQLRAKPVNPAIAYFSERLSLPRCYLVHRESADYEHATLPLRVLPFHRLAQECRIP
- the rplM gene encoding 50S ribosomal protein L13, with amino-acid sequence MTTYMAKKGEVKPQWFLMDLDNRVLGRAATQIANVLRGKNKPQYTPHMDTGDFVVAVNASKVRLTGNKKEEKEYFRHSGYPGGIKSVTAGRLLTTHPDRIIKEAVAGMLPKNSSRRHYLKKLKVFAGADHPHAAQKPLELKI
- the rpsI gene encoding 30S ribosomal protein S9, translated to MPTAPKRFFGIGKRKTAVARLYLTPGTGDILVNERPFEQYFGRATLRMVILQPMEVTGNVGKFNVTATVFGSGPAGQAEAIRHGIAKALLSLNPDYRKPLRKNGYLTRDSREVERKKYGHRKARRSTQYSKR